A genomic segment from Bradyrhizobium diazoefficiens USDA 110 encodes:
- the cyoD gene encoding cytochrome o ubiquinol oxidase subunit IV, which yields MSDQTHIPTGHDLAPGEEEQHSVGERILGYVVGLVLALLLTATSFFIAGTDLVWQPSIPVALIVLAIAQMGVHLVFFLHITTGPDNTNNVLALAFGLLVVFLVVGGTVWIMSHLNGNMPPMDQIMRMRN from the coding sequence ATGAGCGATCAGACCCATATTCCGACCGGGCACGATCTCGCGCCGGGCGAGGAAGAGCAGCATAGTGTCGGTGAGCGGATCCTGGGTTACGTCGTCGGTCTTGTGCTGGCGCTGTTGCTCACGGCGACGTCGTTCTTTATCGCCGGCACCGATCTGGTCTGGCAGCCTTCGATCCCGGTCGCGCTGATCGTGCTGGCGATCGCGCAGATGGGCGTGCACCTGGTGTTCTTCCTGCACATCACCACGGGCCCTGACAACACCAACAACGTGCTGGCGCTGGCCTTCGGACTGCTGGTCGTCTTCCTGGTGGTCGGCGGCACGGTCTGGATCATGTCGCACCTGAACGGGAACATGCCGCCTATGGACCAGATCATGCGGATGCGGAATTAG
- a CDS encoding S1C family serine protease, whose protein sequence is MLDFTSDIAGDAASSRTTAAAPVDDRALLDAYSNAVIDVTERVGPAVVRVETGPKVPNGRERAGLGSGIVISPDGLVLTNSHVVGASKEIRLRDVEGHVGDAQVLGADPDTDLALLRANGVRHLPYAALGNSKTLRRGQLVIAIGNPLGFESTVTAGVVSALGRSIRSVSGRTIEDVIQTDAALNPGNSGGPLVSSNAEVIGINTAIINGAQGICFAVASNTAQFVLAEIIRHGYVRRAYIGVAGQTAPVPRRHAVLAGVENKMGALLMQIEPDGPAAKAGLLPGDVVIRLDGVEINGVDDLIRVLDRDRIGRRLAMDVLRLGRLRAIDIDPIERKPAR, encoded by the coding sequence ATGCTGGATTTTACCTCAGATATCGCCGGTGACGCCGCGTCATCGCGAACGACAGCGGCTGCGCCGGTCGATGACCGGGCCCTGCTGGACGCCTATTCCAATGCCGTGATCGACGTCACCGAGCGCGTCGGCCCTGCCGTCGTGCGCGTCGAGACCGGGCCCAAGGTGCCGAACGGCCGCGAGCGCGCCGGGCTCGGCTCGGGCATCGTGATCTCGCCGGATGGGCTCGTGCTCACCAACAGCCATGTGGTCGGCGCCTCCAAGGAGATCCGGCTGCGGGATGTGGAAGGCCATGTCGGCGACGCCCAGGTGCTCGGCGCCGATCCCGACACCGATCTTGCGCTGCTGCGCGCCAACGGCGTGCGCCACTTGCCCTATGCCGCGCTCGGCAACTCCAAGACCCTGCGGCGCGGCCAGCTCGTGATCGCGATCGGCAATCCGCTCGGATTCGAATCGACCGTGACCGCGGGCGTGGTCTCGGCGCTGGGACGCTCGATCCGTTCGGTCAGCGGCCGCACGATCGAGGACGTCATCCAGACCGATGCCGCGCTCAATCCCGGCAATTCCGGCGGGCCGCTGGTGTCGTCGAATGCCGAGGTGATCGGCATCAACACCGCTATCATCAATGGCGCGCAAGGCATCTGCTTTGCGGTCGCCAGCAACACCGCCCAATTCGTGCTGGCGGAGATCATCCGACACGGCTATGTCCGCCGCGCCTATATCGGCGTCGCCGGGCAGACCGCGCCGGTCCCGCGGCGGCATGCGGTGCTGGCCGGCGTCGAGAATAAGATGGGCGCGCTTCTGATGCAGATCGAGCCGGACGGGCCGGCCGCGAAGGCGGGCCTGTTGCCCGGCGATGTCGTGATCAGGCTCGACGGCGTCGAGATCAACGGCGTCGACGACCTGATCCGCGTGCTCGACCGCGACCGGATCGGCCGGCGGCTCGCCATGGACGTGCTGCGGCTCGGCCGCCTGCGGGCGATAGACATCGACCCGATCGAGCGCAAGCCCGCCCGCTAG
- a CDS encoding FAD-dependent oxidoreductase has translation MMPAHETYDVIVVGAGAGGMTAAAVAAAEGLSVLVIEKTAFVGGTTAWSDGMVWIPANPKMKAAGLSDSVADAVQYLSSTVPEPANAGLRAAFLARGPEAVTYLEAKTEVRFLPVKTCPDYYPERLGATSGGRALEPVAFDGTRLGRAFARLRPPLPEFTLFGGMMVNRLDIPHLRRIGKSLRSTLRAARLVSEYMMQRLRSPRGTTLHLGNALAARLYASLLARQGEILFSADVEDLSMQGDRVSGVVIRHGSRDRAIAARRGVVLATGGFSHDAALRKRFFPPAAGFVSATSPSGTGDGLRLAATAGAALNTEATSPAYWVPASLFRRADGSRGVFPHTVTDRAKPGVIAVNAAGRRFVNEALSYHEFVLAMLRDGHGEPDRPFYLICDRQFLWSYGLGRIKPFTRNFRRYVASGELVEAPDITQLAAKIGIKPSVLTATIAAYNIDAKEGRDPEFGRGTTIYQRHLGDISHKPNPCVAPILRAPYFALRIYPADLGTAIGMKVDAQARVLRGDGTPIAGLYACGNDMGSIMNGNCPGPGITLGPALTFGYIAGRHLAEGGVTRELAKEQM, from the coding sequence ATGATGCCGGCGCATGAGACTTACGACGTCATCGTCGTCGGCGCCGGTGCCGGCGGCATGACGGCGGCGGCGGTCGCCGCCGCCGAAGGCCTGAGTGTGCTGGTGATCGAGAAGACCGCGTTCGTCGGCGGCACCACCGCGTGGTCCGATGGCATGGTCTGGATTCCTGCCAATCCCAAGATGAAGGCGGCGGGGCTTTCCGACAGCGTCGCCGATGCCGTGCAGTATCTGTCGAGCACGGTCCCCGAGCCCGCCAATGCCGGCCTGCGCGCGGCCTTCCTCGCGCGCGGGCCTGAGGCCGTCACCTATCTCGAAGCCAAGACGGAAGTGCGGTTCCTGCCGGTGAAGACCTGTCCGGACTATTATCCCGAACGGCTGGGCGCGACATCAGGCGGGCGCGCGCTCGAGCCCGTGGCTTTCGACGGCACGCGGCTGGGCCGGGCTTTCGCGCGATTGCGGCCGCCGCTGCCGGAGTTCACGCTGTTTGGCGGAATGATGGTCAATCGGCTCGACATTCCGCACCTGCGCCGGATCGGAAAATCGCTGCGTTCGACCCTGCGCGCGGCGCGGCTGGTCTCGGAATACATGATGCAGCGGCTGCGCAGCCCGCGCGGCACCACGCTGCATCTCGGCAACGCGCTCGCCGCGCGGCTCTACGCCTCGCTGCTGGCGCGGCAGGGCGAGATCCTCTTCAGCGCGGATGTCGAGGATTTGTCGATGCAGGGCGATCGCGTCAGCGGGGTGGTGATCCGTCACGGCTCCCGCGACCGCGCGATCGCGGCGCGCCGCGGCGTGGTGCTTGCGACCGGCGGCTTTTCGCACGATGCCGCTTTGCGTAAGCGGTTCTTCCCGCCTGCGGCAGGATTTGTCTCGGCGACCAGTCCATCAGGCACAGGCGACGGGCTTCGGCTCGCGGCGACGGCCGGTGCTGCGCTCAATACCGAGGCGACGAGCCCGGCCTATTGGGTGCCGGCCTCGCTGTTCCGCCGCGCTGACGGCAGCCGTGGTGTTTTCCCGCACACGGTGACCGATCGCGCCAAGCCCGGCGTGATCGCCGTCAACGCCGCGGGCCGGCGCTTCGTCAACGAGGCGCTGTCCTACCATGAGTTCGTGCTCGCCATGCTGCGCGACGGCCATGGCGAGCCCGATCGGCCGTTCTACCTGATCTGCGATCGTCAGTTTTTGTGGAGCTATGGCCTCGGCCGCATCAAGCCGTTCACGCGTAACTTTCGGCGCTATGTCGCGAGCGGCGAGTTGGTCGAAGCTCCCGACATCACGCAGCTCGCTGCGAAGATCGGCATCAAGCCGTCTGTGCTCACAGCGACGATCGCGGCCTACAATATTGACGCGAAGGAGGGACGCGATCCCGAATTCGGCCGCGGCACCACGATTTACCAGCGCCATCTCGGCGATATCAGCCACAAGCCGAACCCTTGCGTCGCGCCGATCCTCCGCGCGCCGTACTTCGCGCTGCGGATCTATCCGGCCGATCTCGGCACGGCGATCGGCATGAAGGTCGATGCGCAGGCCCGTGTGCTGCGGGGCGACGGCACGCCGATTGCGGGCCTTTACGCCTGCGGCAATGACATGGGCTCGATCATGAACGGCAACTGCCCTGGCCCGGGGATCACACTCGGGCCGGCGCTGACGTTCGGGTATATCGCGGGACGGCATCTGGCGGAGGGTGGTGTGACGCGCGAGTTGGCAAAAGAGCAGATGTGA
- a CDS encoding GMC family oxidoreductase, with protein sequence MKDPVDVLIIGAGASGAAVAWSLAETKMHILCLEQGGWMNPAEYPSTGRDWEAKFYGEWSSSPNVRGRPEDYPINDDNSPIKVVNYNAVGGSTVMYTAHWPRLHPSDFKVKTLDGVADDWPIDYDALTPFFEENDRMMGTSGLSGDPLSPLTHPPMPQQPMGLSGAIIGKAMNKLGWHWWPSDTTVATMDYEGRARCINLGHCTPACAQGAKSSTDITYWPHAVRAGVELRTHCRVREITTDENGMASGVVYYDKDGVEQFQPAHVVIIACNGVGTPRLLLNSASGRFPNGLANSSGLVGKNLMFHPYAQIYGYVKEPTDSNRAPPTCLWSKEWYDTDLSRGFVRGYGVQFVRGAGPVFEAVVSEQKGILPWGADHHRVFRKLNGHRLGFSAICEDLPEEHNCVTLDPVLKDSHGIPAPKIDYTISENSRKMMEHALSRGREVLETAGATDICVNSPIPWGGWHLLGTARMGTDPERSVVNEWGRSHDVKNLFIVDGSIFVTSGGVNPTSTIQALALYIADQMKQRLANLFD encoded by the coding sequence ATGAAAGACCCCGTGGACGTCCTGATCATCGGCGCCGGCGCTTCAGGCGCGGCGGTGGCGTGGTCGCTGGCCGAGACCAAGATGCACATTCTCTGCCTGGAGCAGGGCGGCTGGATGAACCCGGCGGAATATCCCAGCACGGGCCGGGACTGGGAAGCCAAGTTCTACGGCGAGTGGTCGTCGAGCCCGAACGTCCGCGGCCGGCCCGAGGACTATCCGATCAACGACGACAATTCGCCGATCAAGGTCGTCAACTACAATGCGGTCGGCGGCTCGACGGTGATGTACACCGCGCACTGGCCGCGGCTGCATCCTTCCGATTTCAAGGTGAAAACGCTCGACGGCGTCGCCGACGACTGGCCGATCGACTACGACGCGCTGACCCCGTTCTTCGAGGAGAACGACCGGATGATGGGCACATCCGGCCTGTCGGGCGATCCGCTCTCGCCGCTGACGCATCCGCCGATGCCGCAACAGCCGATGGGATTGTCCGGTGCGATCATCGGCAAGGCCATGAACAAGCTCGGTTGGCACTGGTGGCCGTCGGACACCACGGTCGCGACCATGGATTATGAGGGCCGGGCTCGCTGCATCAATCTCGGCCATTGCACGCCGGCCTGCGCGCAAGGCGCCAAATCCTCGACCGACATCACCTATTGGCCGCATGCGGTCCGCGCCGGCGTCGAGCTGCGCACCCATTGCCGGGTGCGCGAGATCACCACCGACGAGAACGGCATGGCCTCGGGCGTGGTCTATTACGACAAGGACGGCGTCGAGCAGTTCCAGCCGGCGCATGTCGTCATCATCGCCTGCAACGGCGTCGGCACGCCGCGGCTGCTCTTGAACTCCGCGTCGGGGCGCTTTCCGAATGGGCTTGCCAATTCGTCGGGCCTCGTCGGCAAGAACCTGATGTTCCATCCCTATGCGCAGATCTACGGCTATGTGAAGGAGCCGACCGATAGCAACCGCGCGCCCCCGACCTGCCTGTGGAGCAAGGAGTGGTATGACACCGATCTGTCGCGCGGCTTCGTGCGCGGCTACGGCGTCCAGTTCGTGCGCGGGGCAGGGCCGGTGTTCGAGGCCGTCGTCAGCGAGCAGAAGGGCATCCTGCCCTGGGGCGCCGATCATCACCGTGTGTTCCGCAAGCTCAACGGCCATCGGCTGGGTTTCTCCGCGATCTGCGAGGACCTGCCGGAAGAGCACAATTGCGTCACGCTCGATCCTGTCCTGAAGGACAGCCACGGCATTCCCGCGCCGAAGATCGACTATACGATCAGCGAGAACAGCCGGAAGATGATGGAGCACGCGCTGTCGCGCGGCCGCGAGGTGCTCGAGACCGCCGGTGCGACCGACATCTGCGTCAACTCGCCGATCCCCTGGGGCGGCTGGCATCTGCTCGGCACGGCGCGGATGGGCACCGATCCCGAACGCTCCGTCGTCAACGAGTGGGGCCGCTCGCACGACGTGAAGAACCTCTTCATCGTCGACGGCAGCATCTTCGTCACCTCGGGCGGGGTCAACCCGACCTCGACCATCCAGGCCCTCGCGCTCTACATCGCCGACCAGATGAAGCAGCGCCTCGCCAATTTGTTCGATTGA
- a CDS encoding thermonuclease family protein: protein MSFENSFAAARAFALVLFLALPGFLASSAPAFALTATATVRDANSIQLGDVTYRLDGVDAPELDQVCIDDHADPWTCGIEARDQLAKLIGKRAVRCDDVGPEKSFGKRHRAICTAEGDKASLNEQLVKLGFAIAREPIKANVKPAAAEAKTASAGIWKGCFVAPQEFRSGKKDGALLGAACRSDRDKEIRAVLFPDELTMPPSCSVKGKLAVRARVTGNIGIYHLRGCPSYPATTKPDRWFCSEDDAQAAGFRRAYNCRRPK, encoded by the coding sequence ATGTCCTTCGAGAATTCATTTGCCGCCGCCCGCGCTTTCGCGCTTGTTTTGTTTCTTGCTCTGCCCGGATTTCTGGCCTCCTCAGCGCCTGCGTTCGCACTGACCGCGACGGCGACCGTCCGGGACGCCAATTCCATCCAGCTTGGCGACGTCACCTACCGGCTCGACGGCGTCGACGCGCCCGAGCTCGACCAGGTCTGCATCGACGATCACGCGGATCCCTGGACCTGTGGCATCGAGGCCCGCGACCAGCTGGCCAAGCTGATCGGCAAACGGGCGGTGCGCTGTGACGATGTCGGGCCGGAAAAGAGCTTTGGCAAACGCCACCGCGCCATCTGTACGGCCGAGGGCGACAAGGCCAGCCTGAACGAGCAACTGGTCAAGCTCGGCTTCGCCATCGCGCGCGAGCCGATCAAGGCCAACGTCAAGCCGGCGGCAGCCGAAGCCAAGACGGCTTCGGCCGGGATCTGGAAAGGCTGCTTTGTTGCACCGCAAGAATTCCGCAGCGGCAAGAAGGATGGCGCGCTGCTGGGCGCCGCCTGCCGCTCCGACCGCGACAAGGAGATCCGCGCCGTGCTGTTTCCGGACGAGCTGACGATGCCGCCGAGTTGCAGCGTCAAGGGCAAGCTCGCGGTGCGCGCCCGCGTCACCGGCAATATCGGCATCTACCATTTGCGGGGCTGCCCAAGCTATCCGGCGACGACCAAGCCGGACCGCTGGTTCTGCTCGGAGGACGACGCCCAGGCCGCCGGCTTCCGCAGGGCCTATAATTGCCGCCGGCCCAAGTGA